The Bubalus bubalis isolate 160015118507 breed Murrah chromosome 18, NDDB_SH_1, whole genome shotgun sequence genome contains a region encoding:
- the LOC102397999 gene encoding hyaluronan synthase 3 isoform X7, translated as MAGAVVTVPAQARKVCLLLCHSCVPPLASASALLSSFWGHLLLLLLGSPPSVSATEALLASHLQFFHCIVAPSSPVSLMGLLLAPLPFPASSSSRPTGTAPLISREWDCGRRPARGRKLWLQPNPGTLPKCQLLHQMPVQLTTALRVVGTSLFALAVLGGILAAYVTGYQFIHTEKHYLSFGLYGAILGLHLLIQSLFAFLEHRRMRRAGRTLKLPSPLRRSVALCIAAYQEDPDYLRKCLRSAQRIAFPDLKVVLVVDGNRQEDAYMLDIFHEVLGGTEQAGFFVWRSNFHEAGEGETEASLQEGMDRVRDVVRASTFSCIMQKWGGKREVMYTAFKALGDSVDYIQVCDSDTVLDPACTIEMLRVLEEDPQVGGVGGDVQILNKYDSWISFLSSVRYWMAFNVERACQSYFGCVQCISGPLGMYRNSLLQQFLEDWYHQKFLGSKCSFGDDRHLTNRVLSLGYRTKYTARSKCLTETPTKYLRWLNQQTRWSKSYFREWLYNSLWFHKHHLWMTYESVVTGFFPFFLIATVIQLFYRGRIWNILLFLLTVQLVGIIKATYACFLRGNAEMIFMSLYSLLYMSSLLPAKIFAIATINKSGWGTSGRKTIVVNFIGLIPVSIWVAVLLGGLAYTAYCQDLFSETELAFLVSGAILYGCYWVALLMLYLAIIARRCGKKPEQYSLAFAEV; from the exons ATGGCAGGAGCAGTGGTGACAGTTCCTGCACAGGCCCGTAAGGTGTGTCTGCTTCTGTGTCACAGCTGCGTCCCTCCACTTGCCTCCGCCTCtgctcttctctcctccttctgggGCCATCTTCTCCTGCTGCTCCTCGGGTCTCCTCCCTCCGTCTCTGCCACCGAAGCTCTCCTGGCCTCTCACCTCCAGTTCTTCCACTGCATAGTGGCCCCAAGCTCCCCTGTATCACTCATGGGTCTTTTACTCGcgccccttcccttccctgcttcttcctcctccaggcccaCTGGCACAGCTCCCTTGATCTCCAGAGAATGGGACTGTGGCAGAAGACCAGCAAGGGGCCGAAAGCTGTGGCTGCAGCCAAACCCAGGAACTCTGCCCAAGTGTCAACTGCTTCATCAG ATGCCGGTGCAGCTGACAACAGCCCTGCGTGTGGTGGGCACCAGCCTGTTTGCCTTGGCAGTGCTGGGTGGGATCCTGGCAGCTTACGTGACAGGCTACCAGTTCATCCACACAGAAAAACACTACCTGTCCTTTGGGCTGTACGGTGCCATCCTGGGCCTGCACCTGCTCATCCAGAGCCTGTTTGCCTTCCTGGAGCACCGGCGCATGCGACGGGCAGGCCGGACCCTGAAGCTGCCCTCCCCATTGCGGCGCTCGGTGGCGCTCTGCATCGCTGCATACCAGGAGGACCCCGACTACCTGCGCAAGTGCCTGCGCTCAGCCCAGCGCATCGCCTTCCCCGACCTCAAAGTGGTCCTGGTGGTGGATGGCAATCGCCAGGAGGATGCCTACATGCTGGACATCTTCCACGAGGTGCTCGGTGGCACTGAGCAAGCCGGCTTCTTCGTGTGGCGCAGCAACTTCCATGAGGCGGGTGAGGGTGAGACGGAGGCcagcctgcaggagggcatggacCGCGTTCGGGACGTGGTGCGGGCCAGCACCTTCTCGTGCATCATGCAGAAGTGGGGAGGCAAGCGAGAGGTCATGTACACGGCCTTCAAGGCCCTTGGTGATTCGGTGGACTACATCCAG GTGTGTGACTCTGACACTGTGCTGGATCCAGCCTGCACCATTGAGATGCTTCGAGTCCTGGAGGAGGACCCTCAAGTAGGGGGAGTCGGGGGAGATGTCCAA ATCCTCAACAAGTACGATTCATGGATCTCCTTCCTGAGCAGTGTGCGGTACTGGATGGCCTTCAATGTGGAGCGGGCTTGCCAGTCCTACTTTGGCTGTGTGCAGTGCATCAGTGGGCCCTTGGGCATGTACCGTAACAGCCTCCTTCAGCAATTCCTAGAGGACTGGTACCACCAGAAGTTTCTGGGCAGCAAGTGCAGCTTTGGGGATGACCGGCACCTCACCAACCGAGTCCTGAGTCTTGGCTACAGGACTAAGTATACAGCTCGTTCTAAATGCCTCACGGAGACCCCCACCAAGTACCTCCGGTGGCTCAACCAGCAGACTCGCTGGAGTAAGTCTTACTTCCGGGAGTGGCTCTACAACTCTCTGTGGTTCCACAAGCACCACCTCTGGATGACCTATGAGTCAGTGGTCACAGgtttcttccccttcttcctcaTTGCCACGGTCATACAGCTCTTCTACCGGGGCcgcatatggaacattctcctcTTTCTGCTGACAGTGCAGCTAGTGGGCATTATCAAGGCCACCTACGCCTGCTTCCTGCGGGGCAACGCAGAGATGATCTTCATGTCGCTCTACTCCCTTCTCTATATGTCCAGCCTCCTGCCGGCCAAGATCTTTGCCATTGCTACCATCAACAAGTCTGGCTGGGGCACCTCTGGCCGAAAAACCATTGTGGTGAACTTCATTGGCCTCATCCCTGTGTCCATCTGGGTGGCAGTCCTCCTTGGGGGGCTGGCCTACACAGCTTACTGCCAGGATCTGTTCAGTGAGACAGAGCTGGCCTTCCTGGTCTCTGGGGCCATCCTGTACGGCTGCTACTGGGTGGCCCTCCTCATGCTGTACCTGGCCATCATTGCCCGGCGATGCGGGAAGAAGCCAGAACAGTATAGCTTAGCCTTTGCTGAGGTGTGA
- the LOC102397999 gene encoding hyaluronan synthase 3 isoform X9: MTASDKPSLSSTPWPTGTAPLISREWDCGRRPARGRKLWLQPNPGTLPKCQLLHQMPVQLTTALRVVGTSLFALAVLGGILAAYVTGYQFIHTEKHYLSFGLYGAILGLHLLIQSLFAFLEHRRMRRAGRTLKLPSPLRRSVALCIAAYQEDPDYLRKCLRSAQRIAFPDLKVVLVVDGNRQEDAYMLDIFHEVLGGTEQAGFFVWRSNFHEAGEGETEASLQEGMDRVRDVVRASTFSCIMQKWGGKREVMYTAFKALGDSVDYIQVCDSDTVLDPACTIEMLRVLEEDPQVGGVGGDVQILNKYDSWISFLSSVRYWMAFNVERACQSYFGCVQCISGPLGMYRNSLLQQFLEDWYHQKFLGSKCSFGDDRHLTNRVLSLGYRTKYTARSKCLTETPTKYLRWLNQQTRWSKSYFREWLYNSLWFHKHHLWMTYESVVTGFFPFFLIATVIQLFYRGRIWNILLFLLTVQLVGIIKATYACFLRGNAEMIFMSLYSLLYMSSLLPAKIFAIATINKSGWGTSGRKTIVVNFIGLIPVSIWVAVLLGGLAYTAYCQDLFSETELAFLVSGAILYGCYWVALLMLYLAIIARRCGKKPEQYSLAFAEV, translated from the exons ATGACTGCTTCAGACAAGCCCTCTCTGTCATCAACACCTTG gcccaCTGGCACAGCTCCCTTGATCTCCAGAGAATGGGACTGTGGCAGAAGACCAGCAAGGGGCCGAAAGCTGTGGCTGCAGCCAAACCCAGGAACTCTGCCCAAGTGTCAACTGCTTCATCAG ATGCCGGTGCAGCTGACAACAGCCCTGCGTGTGGTGGGCACCAGCCTGTTTGCCTTGGCAGTGCTGGGTGGGATCCTGGCAGCTTACGTGACAGGCTACCAGTTCATCCACACAGAAAAACACTACCTGTCCTTTGGGCTGTACGGTGCCATCCTGGGCCTGCACCTGCTCATCCAGAGCCTGTTTGCCTTCCTGGAGCACCGGCGCATGCGACGGGCAGGCCGGACCCTGAAGCTGCCCTCCCCATTGCGGCGCTCGGTGGCGCTCTGCATCGCTGCATACCAGGAGGACCCCGACTACCTGCGCAAGTGCCTGCGCTCAGCCCAGCGCATCGCCTTCCCCGACCTCAAAGTGGTCCTGGTGGTGGATGGCAATCGCCAGGAGGATGCCTACATGCTGGACATCTTCCACGAGGTGCTCGGTGGCACTGAGCAAGCCGGCTTCTTCGTGTGGCGCAGCAACTTCCATGAGGCGGGTGAGGGTGAGACGGAGGCcagcctgcaggagggcatggacCGCGTTCGGGACGTGGTGCGGGCCAGCACCTTCTCGTGCATCATGCAGAAGTGGGGAGGCAAGCGAGAGGTCATGTACACGGCCTTCAAGGCCCTTGGTGATTCGGTGGACTACATCCAG GTGTGTGACTCTGACACTGTGCTGGATCCAGCCTGCACCATTGAGATGCTTCGAGTCCTGGAGGAGGACCCTCAAGTAGGGGGAGTCGGGGGAGATGTCCAA ATCCTCAACAAGTACGATTCATGGATCTCCTTCCTGAGCAGTGTGCGGTACTGGATGGCCTTCAATGTGGAGCGGGCTTGCCAGTCCTACTTTGGCTGTGTGCAGTGCATCAGTGGGCCCTTGGGCATGTACCGTAACAGCCTCCTTCAGCAATTCCTAGAGGACTGGTACCACCAGAAGTTTCTGGGCAGCAAGTGCAGCTTTGGGGATGACCGGCACCTCACCAACCGAGTCCTGAGTCTTGGCTACAGGACTAAGTATACAGCTCGTTCTAAATGCCTCACGGAGACCCCCACCAAGTACCTCCGGTGGCTCAACCAGCAGACTCGCTGGAGTAAGTCTTACTTCCGGGAGTGGCTCTACAACTCTCTGTGGTTCCACAAGCACCACCTCTGGATGACCTATGAGTCAGTGGTCACAGgtttcttccccttcttcctcaTTGCCACGGTCATACAGCTCTTCTACCGGGGCcgcatatggaacattctcctcTTTCTGCTGACAGTGCAGCTAGTGGGCATTATCAAGGCCACCTACGCCTGCTTCCTGCGGGGCAACGCAGAGATGATCTTCATGTCGCTCTACTCCCTTCTCTATATGTCCAGCCTCCTGCCGGCCAAGATCTTTGCCATTGCTACCATCAACAAGTCTGGCTGGGGCACCTCTGGCCGAAAAACCATTGTGGTGAACTTCATTGGCCTCATCCCTGTGTCCATCTGGGTGGCAGTCCTCCTTGGGGGGCTGGCCTACACAGCTTACTGCCAGGATCTGTTCAGTGAGACAGAGCTGGCCTTCCTGGTCTCTGGGGCCATCCTGTACGGCTGCTACTGGGTGGCCCTCCTCATGCTGTACCTGGCCATCATTGCCCGGCGATGCGGGAAGAAGCCAGAACAGTATAGCTTAGCCTTTGCTGAGGTGTGA
- the LOC102397999 gene encoding hyaluronan synthase 3 isoform X10, with translation MPVQLTTALRVVGTSLFALAVLGGILAAYVTGYQFIHTEKHYLSFGLYGAILGLHLLIQSLFAFLEHRRMRRAGRTLKLPSPLRRSVALCIAAYQEDPDYLRKCLRSAQRIAFPDLKVVLVVDGNRQEDAYMLDIFHEVLGGTEQAGFFVWRSNFHEAGEGETEASLQEGMDRVRDVVRASTFSCIMQKWGGKREVMYTAFKALGDSVDYIQVCDSDTVLDPACTIEMLRVLEEDPQVGGVGGDVQILNKYDSWISFLSSVRYWMAFNVERACQSYFGCVQCISGPLGMYRNSLLQQFLEDWYHQKFLGSKCSFGDDRHLTNRVLSLGYRTKYTARSKCLTETPTKYLRWLNQQTRWSKSYFREWLYNSLWFHKHHLWMTYESVVTGFFPFFLIATVIQLFYRGRIWNILLFLLTVQLVGIIKATYACFLRGNAEMIFMSLYSLLYMSSLLPAKIFAIATINKSGWGTSGRKTIVVNFIGLIPVSIWVAVLLGGLAYTAYCQDLFSETELAFLVSGAILYGCYWVALLMLYLAIIARRCGKKPEQYSLAFAEV, from the exons ATGCCGGTGCAGCTGACAACAGCCCTGCGTGTGGTGGGCACCAGCCTGTTTGCCTTGGCAGTGCTGGGTGGGATCCTGGCAGCTTACGTGACAGGCTACCAGTTCATCCACACAGAAAAACACTACCTGTCCTTTGGGCTGTACGGTGCCATCCTGGGCCTGCACCTGCTCATCCAGAGCCTGTTTGCCTTCCTGGAGCACCGGCGCATGCGACGGGCAGGCCGGACCCTGAAGCTGCCCTCCCCATTGCGGCGCTCGGTGGCGCTCTGCATCGCTGCATACCAGGAGGACCCCGACTACCTGCGCAAGTGCCTGCGCTCAGCCCAGCGCATCGCCTTCCCCGACCTCAAAGTGGTCCTGGTGGTGGATGGCAATCGCCAGGAGGATGCCTACATGCTGGACATCTTCCACGAGGTGCTCGGTGGCACTGAGCAAGCCGGCTTCTTCGTGTGGCGCAGCAACTTCCATGAGGCGGGTGAGGGTGAGACGGAGGCcagcctgcaggagggcatggacCGCGTTCGGGACGTGGTGCGGGCCAGCACCTTCTCGTGCATCATGCAGAAGTGGGGAGGCAAGCGAGAGGTCATGTACACGGCCTTCAAGGCCCTTGGTGATTCGGTGGACTACATCCAG GTGTGTGACTCTGACACTGTGCTGGATCCAGCCTGCACCATTGAGATGCTTCGAGTCCTGGAGGAGGACCCTCAAGTAGGGGGAGTCGGGGGAGATGTCCAA ATCCTCAACAAGTACGATTCATGGATCTCCTTCCTGAGCAGTGTGCGGTACTGGATGGCCTTCAATGTGGAGCGGGCTTGCCAGTCCTACTTTGGCTGTGTGCAGTGCATCAGTGGGCCCTTGGGCATGTACCGTAACAGCCTCCTTCAGCAATTCCTAGAGGACTGGTACCACCAGAAGTTTCTGGGCAGCAAGTGCAGCTTTGGGGATGACCGGCACCTCACCAACCGAGTCCTGAGTCTTGGCTACAGGACTAAGTATACAGCTCGTTCTAAATGCCTCACGGAGACCCCCACCAAGTACCTCCGGTGGCTCAACCAGCAGACTCGCTGGAGTAAGTCTTACTTCCGGGAGTGGCTCTACAACTCTCTGTGGTTCCACAAGCACCACCTCTGGATGACCTATGAGTCAGTGGTCACAGgtttcttccccttcttcctcaTTGCCACGGTCATACAGCTCTTCTACCGGGGCcgcatatggaacattctcctcTTTCTGCTGACAGTGCAGCTAGTGGGCATTATCAAGGCCACCTACGCCTGCTTCCTGCGGGGCAACGCAGAGATGATCTTCATGTCGCTCTACTCCCTTCTCTATATGTCCAGCCTCCTGCCGGCCAAGATCTTTGCCATTGCTACCATCAACAAGTCTGGCTGGGGCACCTCTGGCCGAAAAACCATTGTGGTGAACTTCATTGGCCTCATCCCTGTGTCCATCTGGGTGGCAGTCCTCCTTGGGGGGCTGGCCTACACAGCTTACTGCCAGGATCTGTTCAGTGAGACAGAGCTGGCCTTCCTGGTCTCTGGGGCCATCCTGTACGGCTGCTACTGGGTGGCCCTCCTCATGCTGTACCTGGCCATCATTGCCCGGCGATGCGGGAAGAAGCCAGAACAGTATAGCTTAGCCTTTGCTGAGGTGTGA